From a region of the Panicum virgatum strain AP13 chromosome 2K, P.virgatum_v5, whole genome shotgun sequence genome:
- the LOC120677735 gene encoding uncharacterized protein LOC120677735, which yields MSYSQFSVNLALYKLYPCVFEPPHPPGTRSLCYHAVLGLEQQQPAAAVQRGRKSRAREGESHGAWPTMAAAWWWPSLPAWLGSEAVWFVALNAVVAAVAILSSRARPSLAATPRRGGGGVTRRASSAVLQSLRSFSIFSFPSACMSFLQPDAAAAAYQETEELVRVRSPTNKPLPSPRALVLAPPPPVPAAGEEDVDDNDEEYEDEDPNAMSMDEAYALVLASRQRPEREQEEAARLSVVDAKAEEFIRRFKEDQRQQRLNSIFNYTQMLKQRGLAGGRRPPDARPDQL from the coding sequence ATGTCCTACAGCCAATTTTCCGTTAATTTAGCGCTATATAAACTCTACCCGTGCGTATTCGAGCCCCCACATCCTCCCGGCACACGAAGTCTTTGCTATCACGCCGTTCTCGGcctcgagcagcagcagccagcagcagcagtgcagCGCGGGCGTAAGAGCCGGGCGCGCGAAGGAGAATCCCACGGAGCTTGgccgacgatggcggcggcgtggtggtggccGTCGCTTCCGGCGTGGCTGGGGTCCGAGGCCGTGTGGTTCGTCGCGCTCAACGCcgtggtcgccgccgtcgcAATCCTGTCCTCCCGTGCGCGGCCATCTCTGGCGGCGAcgccacgccgcggcggcggcggcgttacgCGCAGGGCCTCCTCGGCGGTGCTGCAGAGCCTccgctccttctccatcttctccttcccgtCCGCCTGCATGTCGTTCCTCcagcccgacgccgccgcagccgcctatCAAGAAACAGAGGAGCTGGTGCGTGTGCGTTCACCCACCAACAagccgctgccgtcgccgcgAGCGCTCGTGCTAGCACCACCGCCACCCGTGCCGGCGGCAGGTGAGGAGGATGTGGACGACAACGATGAAGAGTACGAGGACGAGGACCCGAACGCGATGAGCATGGACGAGGCCTACGCGCTGGTCCTGGCGTCTCGGCAGCGGCCGGAGCGGGAGCAGGAGGAAGCGGCGAGGCTGTCCGTGGTGGATGCCAAGGCGGAGGAGTTCATCCGGAGGTTCAAGGAGGaccagcggcagcagcggctcAACTCCATCTTCAACTACACCCAGATGCTCAAACAGCGTGGGCTCGCcggtggccgccggccgccggatgCGAGGCCAGATCAGCTTTAG
- the LOC120677758 gene encoding pathogen-associated molecular patterns-induced protein A70-like, with product MMAAVWRWLPVPAWLGSYALWFVFLNAVVAVAAVLSRSRSSLASPRRGAGITRRASSAVLQRLRSFSIFSFPSASFTTAPFLHPDAAAAQESEDPSTARTMIARQSPRAPSPKAELVQVAEEGAGEDPNGMSMDEAYALALAARRRPEREREEEASRSEVDAKAEEFIRGFKEDLRQQRLNSIYNYTQMLKRRAFGGGGGGGRQPDARPDQL from the coding sequence ATGATGGCGGCGGTGTGGCGGTGGCTCCCGGTGCCTGCGTGGCTGGGCTCCTACGCGCTGTGGTTCGTCTTCCTGAACgcggtcgtcgccgtcgccgccgtcctgtCCCGGTCCCGCTCCTCGCTGGcctcgccccgccgcggcgccgggatCACGCGCAGGGCCTCCTCGGCGGTGCTGCAGCGCCTccgctccttctccatcttctccttcccctcCGCCAGCTTCACCACCGCGCCGTTCCTGCAccctgacgccgccgccgcccaagaaTCGGAGGACCCGTCGACGGCCCGGACCATGATCGCGCGGCAatcgccgcgcgcgccgtcgcccAAGGCAGAGCTCGTGCaggtggcggaggagggcgcAGGCGAGGACCCGAACGGGATGAGCATGGACGAGGCCTACGCGCTCGCgctggcggcgcgccggcggccggagcgggagagggaggaggaggcgagtaGGTCGGAGGTGGACGCCAAGGCGGAGGAGTTCATCCGCGGGTTCAAGGAGGAcctgcggcagcagcgcctcAACTCCATCTACAACTACACCCAGATGCTAAAGCGGCGCGctttcggcggcggcggcggcggcggtcggcagcCGGACGCCCGGCCAGATCAGCTTTGA